One genomic segment of Belonocnema kinseyi isolate 2016_QV_RU_SX_M_011 chromosome 2, B_treatae_v1, whole genome shotgun sequence includes these proteins:
- the LOC117182952 gene encoding 5-hydroxytryptamine receptor 1-like — MGQNIILERCSGHAVKCFTGGSRKSNESQCPMLQRSEKSASSSTTTPLPAAKSAVNRKHQNSTCSVTNSPHQKKLRFQLAKERKASTTLGIIMSAFIICWLPFFLLALVRPFLPDSDAIPATLSSVFLWLGYCNSLLNPIIYATLNRDFRKPFREILFFRCGDLNHMMREEFYHSQYGDPVNKYIRSADNESGGRAENNLVDSIDVAANIPNESFL, encoded by the coding sequence TGTAGCGGTCACGCAGTCAAGTGCTTCACTGGTGGTTCTCGAAAAAGCAACGAGTCGCAGTGTCCGATGCTTCAAAGAAGTGAAAAATCAGCATCGTCTTCAACAACGACACCACTACCAGCCGCCAAATCCGCGGTGAATCGCAAACATCAAAACAGCACATGTAGCGTAACCAATTCACCGCATCAGAAGAAGCTGAGATTTCAATTGGCTAAGGAAAGGAAAGCAAGCACGACTCTAGGAATAATAATGAGCGCCTTTATTATATGCTGGCTGCCATTTTTTTTGCTTGCATTAGTCAGGCCATTCTTGCCTGATTCTGATGCAATCCCTGCAACCCTTTCTAGTGTCTTCCTGTGGCTCGGCTACTGCAACAGCCTTTTAAATCCAATAATCTACGCAACACTGAACAGGGATTTCCGAAAGCCCTTCAGAGAAATCCTATTCTTCCGCTGCGGCGACCTAAATCACATGATGAGAGAAGAATTTTATCACAGCCAGTATGGTGACCCCGTCAACAAATACATCAGGTCAGCTGACAATGAGAGTGGAGGTCgtgctgaaaataatttggttgattcCATCGATGTGGCAGCTAATATACCCAATGAAAGTTTTCTATGA